The DNA segment tgcaaccccatcataatcgAAAAATGGTCTGAGTCCCCACTCACCGTCCTCACTCgagtctttactccatcatacatattCTTAATCAACCTAATGTAGGCAACAGGTaaacctctagcctccaaacatctctaCAAAACCTCCCTCAGAACTTTATCatacgccttttctaagtcgatgaacaccatatgcaagtccttctttctctctctatactaatccatcaatctcctaacaaggtggatgtATTCTATAGTCGAACGCCCCAgcataaacccaaactggttCTCAGAAATAGATACACTCCTCTTCACCCTTAGTTATACCAcgctctcccagactttcatagtatggctaagaagcttgataccccgatagttattgcaattttagatatcacccttgttcttgtatataGGAACCATtgtgctccacctccactcttcgggcatcttcttcgttctagaaatgatattaaataacctagtgagccactccaagcctgccttgCCCCGCACTCTTCCAAAACCCCACCAGGATTTCATCCGGCCCGGTCTCTTTTCCCCTACTCATCTTATGCATAACCCCCTCAACTTTGTCAATTCTAATCCACCTAAAATACCTAAAGTCACAACAACTCTCGGAGAGTTTCAAATTACCCAGTACAATGCTCTTGTCCCcctcctcgttcaagagactatggaagtaggtatgccatctccgacggataagcccctcattcaacaaaactctaccttcttcgtacttgatgcacttcacttgttCCAAGTCATGCGCATTCCTTTCTTGTgccttggctaacctgaacaacctcttattcccacctcggccctcgagttcctcatacaaacaACTAAAAGCTACAGTTTTGGTGCCGTAACTTCTagctttgcctctttcttagACAACTTATAATCTCCCGATTCCCCCTCTTCTCCTCCTCATCTACACTTTCCACTAGCTTCAGATATGCTGCTTTCTTGGTTTCCACTTTTCCTTGCACctctgcattccaccaccagtctcccttGTGACCACCAGAGTAACCCTTTGAGACCCTTAATACCTCTATCGCGGCTTCCCTAATGCACTGCGCAGTCGTGGTGCACATCGCACTTGCGTCCCCAATACACCTCCAAGCCCCCATAGTTACCAGATTGACCCCCAACTCCTGCACTTTAGCTTCCTTCAAGGCTCCCCACTTTATCTTGTGTTGGCTATATATCgccctcttcctcctcttcctcgtGAACTCAAGGTCCATGACCAGGAGCCTATGAAGGGTCGAGAGGTTCTTACTCGGGATGACCTTACAATCCGTACAAAGACCTTTATCGGACTTCCTGCAAAGtaaataatcaatctgagtctcgGCCACCGAACTCCGGAAGGTGACCAAGTGCTCCCTCTTCTTCGGGAAACTCGAGTTTGCCATCACCAAATCAAATGCTCTAGCAAAGTCCAGCAGAGACGTTCCTCCTCTGTTTCTATCTCCAAAACCAAATCCATCATTCACATCATCATACCCCCCAGACGTCGCTCCAATGtggccattgaaatctcctcttaTGAAAAGCTTCTTGGTATATGGGATACCACGGACCATCTCATCCAAATCCTCTTAGAAATGCCTCTTGACTTCCTCATCCAATCATGCTTGGGGTGCATACACACTGATTATGTTCAAAGTAAAACCTCCAACAACTAGCTTAATAGTCATCAGCTTGTCATTCACCCTCCTAACCTCCACTACTAGTTCACGGAGGTCCTTATTAACCAAGATACCAACCTCGTTCCTGCCCCTACCCTCCCATAATACCAAAGTTTGAAACTGCCCACATCCCGTGCCTTAGCTCCTACCCACCTAGTCTCTTGTACAcaagctatattaatcttccttttCTCGAGAATCTTCTCTAACTCTACAGATTTTCCAGTCAAAGTTCCTATGTTCCAAGACCCCACTCTCAGCCTAGTATCTCCCTTAGCCCTCTTACCCCCTTACCCTCTGCACTCCCTCCTCTGCGCTGACACCCCGGACAAGACCTTACACTACCATCATTCACCAGATCCACTATAATCTAGGAGTCACTACACAAACACTATCCCAAAAACAAgcgacaaaaataaaatgaattaccGAAATATAATCTACCACTAAAGGTCGCAAAACtggtgaagaaataaaataaaggaactaACGGATactataatctacaactaaaggtcagaaaatatatgaaatatataaaatagaagGTTAATCTTCACACCTATGCATATTTAGAACATTTTAAAGATAACTACTGATATTTTGGGGCCTCAACTCCGTTAATTGAAGCATGCCAACTTTACTTGCCATACTTGAACAGCGTTATGATTATATGTTGATGTAACGACctagccggtcattttgagtattttagccccttTCCCCTATTTAATGTCTCCTCTATGTATATTGTGTTCATGTGACTTTccgggtagttggtttggtttcgggtaagtttcagagtaaaatggcacacttagtcccaaagttggaagctaaagttgaaagagtttaccggagtttgacttttgtgtagacgacttcgGAATGATATATTAACGGTttcgatagcttcgtatggttattttggacgtAGTATCGCGCtcggatatttatttgaaggtccgtaggtcattttcgCTTGAATTGCCTAgaattagaaagttgaaggtttggaaggttgagaagtttgacccagagttaactttattgatatcctggtcggattccaatttcgaaagttggaataggtccattgtgtcattgatgacttgtgtgcaaaatttgaggttaatcggagttggtttggtatgaatcagggttagttttggaagttggatgttcatggtttcaataggtttagattgggttgcgattcatagaatcgatgttgtttggtgtgatattaggccttgagtaggttcattatatgttttggacttattggtatattcggacggggtcctggggggcCCTGGTGTGAATCGGATTGAAATcgggatcatttttggacttagataATTGCTGAAGCTGCTGAAggtctggtgtcatcgcacctgcggtgggcttgtccgcaggtgcgggcACGCAGGTGCGAGGGGGGCATCGCAAAAGCAAAATTGAATGGGACAGGGAAGGACCGGATGTGCGGTCAGTATTCCGCAAAGCCGGGCTCGCTGAAGCGTGCCACTGCCCCCAGAAGCGGTTTATGACAGCAAAAGCGGAAAGGTTCTGGCTTAATGAGAAGCCGCACCTACGATGGATTTTCTGCAAGTGCAAAATCGCAGAAGCGGGTcttggtccgcagatgcggaatcactgGGCTAAAGGGGGCAGATCGAGGGTTTGTTCCCATTCTTCATCTTTTGAGTTAGagacctcggttttgggcgattttgagagatattttcaaggagttgatcgGGATAAGTGATTTTAGCTAGGATTTgattattatacatgaatccatcattatttttaccatttaattagtgttttgagttggaaatattggggaaaatttttaaaaacttcATCATAGACTATATTTTGAGTATTTGAAGGTCGAATTGAGGTGggaattgagtaattttagcatggttggactcgttattgaatgtgtgtttagattttgtaagtttggtcgggttccaaCACGTAAGCCCGGAGCTAACTTTggactttttgtttttcttttatgattTCAACTTTATTATCTGGAATAGTTTTCTATTGTTTGTATTTattgtattaagttatttttgctagattcgagccgtttagaGTTGGATATTCGcggaaaaggcttactagtggattgagttagcgtgtttgaggtaagtatcttgcccaACTTTATAGAGGGAGGGGGGAATTACCCATTAGGATTGGTGTTGCTTTGTGCTAATTGTGGTATGTGAAAGTTGTGTACGCAAGGTGAGGAGTGGATACATGGTCTATatgtggtaattgaccggtttaggctatttAGCTTCTTTTCATGCCTTCAATCATATTGTCATAAAATGTTATATATTTCATCATTAACTTATCCTTACAtgttttatttaacattgttaatacttgtccatctcttacttgttatttgcccttacatgtttagttgaagttattgtttccttattgttttgttaaTTATTCAATTGTTTAGTTAcctaacttgaagttgttatttcttggaatatcttattgttgagtttcggtgttgaagttgtaaaagctgtgatcacattgaggcaaagttgtaaattgttgaaataccattcttgttgagctattcactttcagttgctattgttgagactcttgtacacattgtggttgatccatgggctattgttgtggaaatattgttAGTGTTGATTCTTTT comes from the Nicotiana tabacum cultivar K326 chromosome 14, ASM71507v2, whole genome shotgun sequence genome and includes:
- the LOC142169015 gene encoding uncharacterized protein LOC142169015 yields the protein MVRGIPYTKKLFIRGDFNGHIGATSGGYDDVNDGFGFGDRNRGGTSLLDFARAFDLVMANSSFPKKREHLVTFRSSVAETQIDYLLCRKSDKGLCTDCKVIPSKNLSTLHRLLVMDLEFTRKRRKRAIYSQHKIKWGALKEAKVQELGVNLVTMGAWRCIGDASAMCTTTAQCIREAAIEVLRVSKGYSGGHKGDWWWNAEVQGKVETKKAAYLKLVESVDEEEKRGNREIISCLRKRQS